One genomic segment of Peribacillus sp. FSL H8-0477 includes these proteins:
- the rpsM gene encoding 30S ribosomal protein S13: protein MARISGVDIPRDKRIVISLTYIFGIGKQTAIKILDQAGVSQETRVRDLTEDELNKIREIIDSLKVEGDLRREVSLNIKRLMEIGSYRGLRHRRGLPVRGQNTKNNARTRKGPRRTVANKKK from the coding sequence ATGGCACGTATTTCTGGTGTAGATATTCCCCGTGACAAACGTATTGTTATTTCATTAACATACATTTTCGGTATCGGTAAACAAACTGCTATCAAGATTCTTGATCAAGCTGGTGTTTCCCAAGAAACTCGCGTTCGCGATTTAACTGAAGATGAATTAAATAAAATTCGTGAAATCATCGATTCACTTAAAGTAGAAGGCGATCTTCGTCGTGAAGTTTCCCTTAACATCAAACGTCTAATGGAAATCGGCAGCTATCGCGGTCTTCGTCACCGTCGTGGTCTTCCTGTTCGTGGACAAAATACTAAAAACAACGCTCGTACGCGTAAAGGACCTCGTCGTACAGTAGCTAACAAGAAAAAATAA
- the secY gene encoding preprotein translocase subunit SecY, which yields MFRSISNFMRVADIRNKILFTLIMLIVYRIGTFIPVPNVNADVLAAQDQLSVYGILNTFGGGALSNFSILAMGIMPYITASIIIQLLQMDVVPKFTEWSKQGESGRRKLAQFTRYATIILGFIQALGMSYGFNSMSSGQLINNPGIGTYLLIATVLTAGTAFLLWLGELITSKGVGNGISIIIFAGIVASLPTTINQIYAQQFEDVGDQLFIKIATMILLVIAVLAVVVAVIFMQQALRKIPIQYAKRAAVGRTQSGGQSTHLPLKVNAAGVIPVIFATAFIITPRTIASFFGTNSTTTWIQNTFDYTQPIGMIVYVALIIAFTYFYAFIQVNPEQMAENLKKQGGYVPGIRPGKSTQDYVTSVLYRLTFVGSIFLAAIAILPVFFINIANLPQSAQIGGTSLLIIVGVALDTMKQLESQLVKRHYKGFIK from the coding sequence ATGTTTCGCTCGATCTCCAACTTTATGCGCGTGGCTGACATAAGAAACAAAATTCTTTTCACACTGATTATGCTAATCGTCTATCGCATCGGTACGTTTATACCTGTACCGAATGTGAATGCCGATGTGCTGGCAGCGCAGGATCAGCTAAGCGTCTATGGTATCTTGAATACCTTCGGCGGCGGTGCACTGAGTAACTTCTCAATCTTAGCGATGGGTATCATGCCGTATATTACAGCATCCATTATCATTCAGTTGTTGCAGATGGACGTTGTTCCTAAGTTCACTGAGTGGTCTAAACAAGGAGAGTCAGGGCGACGTAAATTAGCACAGTTTACACGTTACGCTACTATAATCCTAGGATTTATCCAAGCTTTGGGTATGTCTTATGGATTTAATAGTATGTCTAGTGGACAACTGATCAACAATCCAGGGATTGGAACCTATTTGCTAATTGCCACTGTTCTTACAGCAGGTACAGCTTTTCTCCTGTGGTTAGGGGAGCTGATTACCTCTAAAGGCGTTGGTAACGGTATATCCATCATCATTTTCGCAGGGATTGTAGCAAGTTTACCGACAACGATAAACCAAATCTACGCTCAGCAATTTGAAGATGTTGGAGATCAATTATTCATTAAGATCGCTACAATGATCCTTCTGGTAATTGCGGTCCTAGCCGTTGTTGTAGCTGTTATCTTTATGCAGCAAGCATTACGCAAAATTCCAATTCAATACGCTAAGCGTGCTGCAGTTGGCCGTACGCAATCTGGCGGACAATCTACACATTTACCGTTAAAAGTAAATGCTGCAGGCGTTATACCAGTCATCTTCGCGACAGCGTTTATCATTACTCCAAGGACGATTGCTTCGTTCTTTGGAACAAATAGCACGACCACTTGGATTCAAAACACATTTGATTATACTCAGCCTATTGGGATGATTGTCTATGTGGCCCTTATTATCGCCTTCACATATTTTTATGCCTTTATACAGGTTAATCCTGAACAAATGGCTGAAAATCTGAAGAAACAAGGCGGTTATGTTCCGGGGATTCGCCCAGGTAAGAGCACACAGGATTATGTAACGTCTGTGTTGTATCGCTTGACGTTTGTTGGATCTATCTTTCTAGCTGCGATTGCAATATTACCGGTATTCTTTATAAATATCGCTAATCTGCCTCAATCTGCACAAATCGGAGGAACGAGCCTTCTAATTATAGTTGGTGTCGCTCTTGATACGATGAAACAGCTTGAATCACAGTTAGTAAAACGGCATTATAAAGGTTTCATAAAGTAA
- a CDS encoding DUF2521 family protein — protein MNVIMGLQERQREKQINYERRLLRDLSIEKLKVRILDFFNHDYSLGLYVTDVLEEGCFDVAIEAFLLGGNYGKFGYYGESMEDSRLRCKQEEKHLVDTLFNFILYWGKAGKMDIYSESLFYHCSAYVETWWLQGFQAGAKYYKLRLH, from the coding sequence ATGAATGTGATTATGGGCCTGCAGGAGAGACAGCGTGAGAAACAAATTAACTATGAGCGGCGTCTCTTGCGTGATTTATCAATAGAGAAACTAAAGGTAAGGATTCTCGATTTTTTTAATCATGATTATTCCTTAGGGTTATATGTAACGGATGTTCTTGAGGAAGGGTGTTTTGATGTAGCAATCGAGGCTTTTTTGCTTGGTGGAAATTACGGTAAATTCGGCTACTATGGTGAGTCTATGGAGGATTCTAGACTTCGCTGCAAGCAAGAAGAGAAGCACCTTGTTGATACATTATTTAATTTTATCTTGTATTGGGGCAAGGCTGGAAAAATGGATATCTATAGTGAAAGTTTGTTTTATCACTGTAGTGCTTATGTAGAAACTTGGTGGCTTCAGGGATTTCAGGCGGGTGCGAAGTACTATAAGCTAAGACTTCATTAA
- the infA gene encoding translation initiation factor IF-1, giving the protein MAKDDVIEVEGTVTETLPNAMFKVELENGHTVLAHVSGKIRMHFIRILPGDKVTVELSPYDLTRGRITYRFK; this is encoded by the coding sequence ATGGCGAAAGACGATGTAATTGAAGTTGAAGGCACGGTCACTGAGACTTTGCCAAATGCAATGTTTAAGGTAGAATTAGAAAATGGTCATACTGTTTTAGCTCATGTATCCGGTAAAATTCGTATGCACTTTATTCGCATTTTGCCTGGAGATAAAGTTACGGTTGAGCTTTCCCCGTATGATCTAACTCGCGGCAGAATCACTTACCGATTTAAGTAA
- the rpsI gene encoding 30S ribosomal protein S9, translated as MAQVQYYGTGRRKSSTARVRLIPGEGRVIINGRDINEYIPFAALREVVNQPLVATETTGTYDILVNVKGGGYTGQAGAIRHGIARALLLVDPEYRPALKSAGLLTRDPRMKERKKYGLKGARRAPQFSKR; from the coding sequence TTGGCACAAGTTCAATATTATGGTACTGGTCGCCGTAAGAGCTCAACAGCTCGTGTACGTTTAATCCCAGGCGAAGGTCGCGTTATCATTAACGGTCGCGATATCAACGAATATATCCCTTTCGCAGCACTACGTGAAGTTGTTAATCAACCACTAGTTGCTACTGAAACTACTGGCACTTACGATATCCTTGTTAACGTAAAAGGCGGTGGATACACTGGCCAAGCAGGCGCAATCCGTCACGGAATCGCACGTGCTTTGTTGTTAGTAGATCCTGAATACCGTCCTGCTCTTAAATCAGCAGGTCTGTTAACTCGTGATCCACGTATGAAAGAGCGTAAAAAATACGGTCTTAAAGGCGCACGTCGTGCACCTCAGTTCTCAAAACGTTAA
- the rplQ gene encoding 50S ribosomal protein L17 — MGYRKLGRTSAQRKALLRDLATDLIIHERIETTEAKAKELRSVVEKMITLGKRGDLHARRQVASYIRPTAADAEKSQNAIQKLFADIAPRYEERQGGYTRIMKVGPRRGDAAPIVVIELV, encoded by the coding sequence ATGGGTTACAGAAAGTTAGGACGCACTAGCGCACAACGTAAAGCTTTACTTCGTGATTTAGCTACGGACCTTATTATCCATGAGCGTATCGAAACTACAGAAGCTAAAGCTAAAGAATTACGCTCTGTTGTTGAAAAAATGATCACTCTTGGTAAACGTGGTGACTTGCACGCTCGTCGTCAAGTTGCTTCATATATCCGTCCAACAGCTGCTGATGCTGAGAAGAGCCAAAACGCTATCCAAAAATTATTCGCTGACATCGCTCCTCGTTATGAAGAACGTCAAGGCGGATACACTCGTATTATGAAAGTCGGTCCACGCCGCGGAGACGCAGCACCAATCGTGGTTATCGAATTAGTTTAA
- the rpmJ gene encoding 50S ribosomal protein L36, translating into MKVRPSVKPICEKCKVIRRKGKVMVICENPKHKQKQG; encoded by the coding sequence ATGAAAGTCAGACCATCTGTTAAGCCCATCTGCGAAAAATGTAAAGTTATCCGCAGAAAAGGTAAAGTTATGGTTATTTGCGAAAACCCTAAACATAAACAAAAACAAGGCTAA
- a CDS encoding energy-coupling factor ABC transporter ATP-binding protein: protein MRITLEDVEYRYSVNTPFEHLALHDVNMTIDPGTYTAVIGHTGSGKSTLLQHLNVLLRPTKGRVIIGDRTIGAQKKKEKNLKSIRQKVGIVFQFPEHQLFEETVEKDICFGPMNFGVPEVKAKELARIALSQVGLEQEILKKSPFDLSGGQMRRVAIAGVIAMEPDVLVLDEPTAGLDPRGRKEIMDMFYQLHKDRGISTILVTHSMEDAARYADDIIIMHKGTVYQKGKPEEIFSKPDQLLELGLDVPDTVRFQLLLQREMGIQFSRPSLSLEDLVADIKEAMKRGNRL, encoded by the coding sequence ATGCGAATTACACTCGAAGATGTAGAATATCGTTATTCAGTGAACACCCCTTTTGAGCACTTGGCATTGCATGATGTGAACATGACGATTGACCCTGGGACATATACGGCCGTTATAGGCCATACAGGTTCTGGTAAATCCACACTTTTACAGCATTTAAATGTATTGCTTAGACCGACTAAAGGACGGGTTATCATTGGTGATCGAACCATAGGAGCTCAAAAGAAAAAAGAAAAAAATTTAAAATCTATTCGGCAGAAGGTCGGTATTGTTTTTCAGTTTCCTGAGCATCAATTGTTTGAAGAAACAGTTGAAAAGGATATTTGTTTCGGTCCAATGAACTTTGGGGTACCCGAAGTGAAAGCAAAGGAACTTGCTCGCATCGCATTAAGTCAAGTGGGACTTGAACAGGAAATTCTTAAAAAATCCCCATTTGATTTATCAGGAGGCCAGATGCGGCGTGTGGCGATTGCAGGTGTAATAGCAATGGAACCGGATGTACTTGTTCTTGATGAGCCGACAGCTGGTTTAGATCCACGCGGACGTAAGGAAATTATGGACATGTTTTATCAGCTTCATAAGGATAGAGGCATTTCTACCATTCTTGTTACACATAGTATGGAGGATGCGGCCCGTTATGCGGATGATATTATTATCATGCATAAGGGAACTGTTTATCAAAAAGGAAAGCCAGAGGAAATCTTCTCAAAACCTGATCAATTATTAGAATTGGGCCTGGATGTTCCAGATACAGTGCGTTTTCAGTTACTGCTGCAAAGAGAAATGGGAATTCAATTTTCACGCCCAAGCTTAAGTCTAGAAGATCTGGTAGCTGATATTAAAGAGGCGATGAAACGAGGGAACCGCTTATGA
- the truA gene encoding tRNA pseudouridine(38-40) synthase TruA, producing MHRIKCTISYDGTMFAGYQVQPDKRTVQSELETALARMHKGQGVKVTASGRTDAGVHAKGQVIHFDTPYTVPVKNWQRGLNSLLPDDIAIVNAEVVEDTFHARFDAAAKEYRYFVSRSAQKDPFRKNYMYSFPFHLDLELIKQAIPHLLGTHDFTSFCSAKTEVVDKVRTIHEIELYEEGDVLVFRFRGNGFLYNMIRILMGTLLEIGNGKLISSMIPEILQSKDRSAAGRTVPGQGLYLWEVEYKKS from the coding sequence ATGCACAGAATAAAATGTACAATCTCGTATGACGGTACCATGTTTGCCGGGTATCAAGTTCAGCCAGATAAGCGTACCGTTCAGAGTGAGCTGGAAACAGCACTGGCAAGGATGCATAAAGGACAGGGTGTCAAAGTGACGGCCTCTGGCAGGACAGATGCTGGGGTTCATGCCAAAGGCCAAGTTATTCATTTTGATACTCCTTATACAGTACCGGTGAAAAATTGGCAACGAGGACTCAATTCCCTCCTGCCTGATGATATTGCCATTGTGAATGCTGAAGTTGTTGAGGATACATTTCATGCTCGGTTTGATGCAGCAGCTAAGGAATATCGTTATTTTGTATCACGTTCCGCTCAGAAAGATCCATTCCGAAAAAATTATATGTACAGCTTTCCATTTCACTTGGACCTGGAACTCATTAAGCAGGCAATTCCTCATCTCCTTGGGACTCACGACTTCACCAGCTTCTGCTCTGCAAAAACAGAGGTGGTAGATAAGGTCCGCACGATTCATGAAATTGAGCTCTATGAAGAAGGAGACGTACTTGTATTTCGCTTTAGAGGAAATGGCTTTCTTTATAATATGATTCGAATCCTCATGGGGACATTATTGGAAATTGGAAATGGAAAATTAATTTCCAGTATGATCCCGGAAATTCTTCAAAGTAAGGATCGAAGCGCCGCAGGAAGAACCGTTCCAGGCCAGGGTTTATACCTTTGGGAAGTTGAATATAAAAAGTCTTAG
- the rplM gene encoding 50S ribosomal protein L13, giving the protein MRTTFMAKATEVDRKWYVIDAEGKTLGRLASEVASILRGKHKPTFTPHVDTGDHVILINAGKIHLTGKKLTDKIYYRHTMHPGGLKTRTALEMRTNYAEKMLELAIKGMLPKNSLGRQIFKKLHVYEGAEHKHEAQQPEVYELRG; this is encoded by the coding sequence ATGCGCACAACATTTATGGCGAAAGCCACTGAAGTTGATCGTAAATGGTATGTAATAGATGCTGAAGGTAAAACTTTAGGTCGTCTAGCTAGTGAAGTAGCATCCATCTTACGTGGTAAACACAAACCAACATTCACACCTCACGTAGATACTGGTGATCACGTGATTCTAATCAATGCAGGAAAAATTCATTTGACTGGTAAAAAATTGACTGATAAAATTTATTACCGTCACACTATGCATCCAGGCGGTCTTAAAACTAGAACTGCTCTTGAAATGCGTACAAACTATGCTGAGAAAATGCTTGAGCTTGCTATCAAAGGTATGCTTCCAAAGAATTCTCTTGGTCGTCAGATTTTCAAAAAATTGCACGTATACGAAGGCGCTGAGCACAAGCACGAAGCTCAACAACCAGAAGTATACGAATTACGCGGATAA
- a CDS encoding energy-coupling factor transporter transmembrane component T family protein, with translation MMDKMIFGRYVPADSPIHKMDPRAKLMLVFLFVCTIFLANNIVTYGLVAIFTLGLISLSKIPPRFLYNGLKPVFFLIIFTFLLHILFTKEGEVIFEFGFLNIYEGGLRQGAFISLRFTFLILVTSLLTLTTTPISITDGMEELLNPFKKWKLPIHELALMMSISLRFIPTLMEETDKIMKAQAARGVDFTSGPLKDRVKSIVPLLVPLFVSSFKRAEELATAMESRGYRGGEGRTKYRQLSWNTRDNLLMAALVVLAVLLFLLRS, from the coding sequence ATGATGGACAAAATGATTTTTGGCCGCTATGTTCCTGCAGATTCCCCCATTCATAAAATGGACCCTCGAGCGAAGCTAATGCTCGTATTTTTATTTGTTTGTACGATATTCTTGGCAAATAATATTGTGACATATGGTCTTGTGGCTATTTTTACTCTTGGACTGATTAGTTTGTCAAAAATACCTCCTCGTTTCCTGTATAACGGATTGAAGCCGGTGTTCTTTTTAATTATCTTTACCTTTTTGCTTCATATCCTTTTCACAAAAGAAGGAGAGGTCATCTTTGAATTTGGTTTTTTAAACATTTATGAAGGTGGTCTTAGACAAGGTGCGTTTATATCGTTACGATTTACTTTCTTGATTTTGGTCACGTCCTTACTGACATTGACGACGACTCCTATCTCTATTACAGATGGTATGGAGGAGCTGTTGAATCCATTTAAAAAATGGAAGTTGCCGATTCATGAGCTTGCCCTGATGATGTCCATCTCCCTGCGTTTTATTCCAACATTGATGGAGGAAACGGACAAAATTATGAAAGCACAGGCGGCCCGAGGGGTGGATTTTACTTCAGGCCCTTTAAAAGACCGGGTTAAATCAATTGTTCCACTGCTTGTACCGCTATTCGTAAGCTCATTTAAACGAGCTGAGGAACTAGCAACTGCTATGGAATCAAGAGGTTACCGGGGCGGTGAAGGAAGAACGAAATACCGTCAATTGAGTTGGAATACTCGTGATAATCTTCTAATGGCGGCACTCGTAGTGCTTGCTGTCTTACTATTCTTATTACGTTCATAA
- a CDS encoding energy-coupling factor ABC transporter ATP-binding protein, which produces MGKKLVSLDHVIFNYEGSDSHAINDVSFDIYEGEWLAIVGHNGSGKSTLAKLLNGLHFASSGVITINGSELTQATVWEARRKIGMVFQNPDNQFVGTTVEDDVAFGLENNGIQQDIMAERVKRALMKVKMDAFLDQEPHHLSGGQKQRVAIAGVLALQPDIIILDEATSMLDPRGREEVLETVRELKEENVLTVVSITHDLEEAAKADRIIVMNKGQVYREGSPMEIFRLEDELIELGLDIPFSVKLSKALQKTGLDLKNDHLTEEELVKDLCELHSKM; this is translated from the coding sequence ATGGGAAAAAAGCTTGTATCACTAGATCACGTTATTTTTAACTATGAAGGTTCGGACAGTCATGCAATAAATGATGTGTCCTTTGATATATATGAAGGTGAATGGCTCGCGATAGTAGGGCATAACGGGTCAGGTAAGTCGACACTTGCCAAGCTATTAAATGGGCTTCATTTTGCTAGTTCAGGTGTAATTACCATTAATGGCTCTGAATTAACTCAAGCTACGGTTTGGGAGGCTCGACGAAAAATAGGGATGGTTTTTCAAAATCCCGATAATCAATTTGTTGGAACAACGGTTGAGGATGATGTGGCTTTTGGTTTAGAAAATAACGGAATACAGCAAGATATCATGGCTGAACGTGTTAAGCGTGCCCTAATGAAAGTTAAAATGGATGCTTTTCTTGATCAAGAGCCGCACCATCTTTCCGGAGGCCAGAAGCAACGGGTTGCCATAGCCGGTGTATTGGCATTGCAGCCAGATATTATTATCCTGGATGAAGCTACCTCTATGCTTGACCCAAGAGGACGTGAAGAGGTCCTTGAGACGGTTCGAGAACTTAAAGAGGAAAACGTTCTGACTGTTGTATCAATTACTCATGATTTAGAAGAGGCAGCAAAGGCGGATCGGATCATTGTCATGAATAAAGGCCAAGTGTATCGCGAAGGAAGTCCAATGGAAATTTTTCGTCTTGAAGATGAACTGATTGAGCTCGGACTTGATATACCATTCTCAGTAAAGCTGAGTAAGGCGCTGCAGAAGACCGGTCTCGATCTTAAAAATGACCATCTGACAGAGGAAGAGCTGGTGAAGGATTTATGCGAATTACACTCGAAGATGTAG
- the cwlD gene encoding N-acetylmuramoyl-L-alanine amidase CwlD, with product MRRKLKYTGFSIGLIMLFLIITLKFIEDDSWNAWNLPLAGKIIVLDAGHGGMDGGANFESIQEKEISLAVTKKIQDFLQEQGALVLLTREDDSDLAKDGTKGIRNRKREDLQNRVKVINESEADLFLSIHLNAFPSRSSSGAQTFYTTRYLENKQAATFIQEEIIRNLENTSRQPRIIQNIYLMTNATKPGALVEIGFISNAAERQNLIQESYQEKIAASVYKGILRYFTEDPIEEEDKDQSR from the coding sequence ATGCGAAGGAAACTGAAGTACACGGGGTTTTCAATTGGTCTTATTATGCTTTTTTTAATTATCACATTGAAGTTTATAGAAGATGATTCGTGGAATGCTTGGAATTTGCCCCTGGCAGGAAAGATTATTGTGCTTGATGCCGGCCATGGGGGAATGGATGGCGGTGCAAATTTCGAATCGATACAAGAAAAGGAAATTTCACTTGCTGTTACTAAGAAAATTCAAGACTTTCTACAAGAGCAGGGGGCATTGGTGCTATTAACAAGGGAAGATGATAGTGATTTAGCGAAAGATGGAACCAAAGGGATTCGAAATCGCAAGAGAGAAGATTTGCAGAATCGTGTAAAGGTAATTAATGAATCAGAAGCAGATTTATTTTTGAGTATCCATTTAAATGCCTTTCCGTCTAGAAGCTCAAGCGGTGCACAAACCTTTTATACAACTCGATATCTTGAAAATAAACAGGCCGCAACATTTATACAAGAAGAAATTATCCGTAATTTAGAAAACACATCACGACAACCAAGAATAATCCAAAATATTTATCTAATGACGAACGCAACAAAACCAGGTGCATTAGTAGAAATCGGCTTTATATCGAATGCTGCAGAAAGACAGAATTTAATTCAAGAATCGTATCAAGAGAAAATAGCGGCCTCTGTCTATAAAGGAATCTTGAGGTATTTCACTGAAGACCCTATTGAAGAAGAGGACAAGGATCAGTCCAGATAA
- the rpsK gene encoding 30S ribosomal protein S11, with translation MARKTNTRKRRVKKNIETGIAHIRSTFNNTIVTITDAHGNAIAWSSAGALGFRGSRKSTPFAAQMAAETAAKTSIEHGMKTLEVTVKGPGAGREAAIRALQAAGLEVTAIKDVTPVPHNGCRPPKRRRV, from the coding sequence ATGGCTCGTAAAACTAATACACGTAAACGTCGTGTGAAAAAGAATATAGAAACTGGTATCGCTCATATTCGTTCTACTTTCAATAATACTATCGTTACAATTACTGATGCTCATGGTAATGCCATTGCTTGGTCAAGTGCTGGTGCTTTAGGTTTCCGTGGTTCACGTAAATCTACACCTTTCGCTGCTCAAATGGCTGCTGAAACTGCTGCTAAGACATCAATTGAACATGGTATGAAAACACTTGAAGTTACTGTTAAAGGACCTGGTGCAGGACGTGAAGCTGCTATTCGTGCTCTTCAAGCTGCTGGTTTAGAAGTAACTGCAATTAAAGACGTAACTCCAGTTCCACATAACGGATGCCGTCCGCCAAAACGTCGCCGTGTTTAA
- a CDS encoding DNA-directed RNA polymerase subunit alpha, translating to MIEIEKPKIETVEISDDAKYGKFVVEPLERGYGTTLGNSLRRILLSSLPGAAVTSIQIDGVLHEFSTIEGVVEDVTSIILNVKKLALKIYSDEEKTLEIDIQEDGIVTAADITHDSDVEILNPDLHIATLGKNGHLRMRLMARRGRGYTPAEQNKREDQPIGVIPIDALYTPVSRVSYQVENTRVGQLSNFDKLTFDVWTDGSNGPQEAVALGAKILTEHLNIFVGLTDEAQNAEIMVEKEEDQKEKVLEMTIEELDLSVRSYNCLKRAGINTVQELAHKTEEDMMKVRNLGRKSLEEVKAKLDELGLGLRKDD from the coding sequence ATGATCGAAATAGAAAAACCAAAAATCGAAACGGTTGAAATCAGCGATGACGCCAAGTATGGCAAGTTCGTCGTAGAGCCACTAGAGCGTGGATATGGTACTACATTAGGAAACTCCTTACGTCGTATTCTTTTATCCTCACTCCCAGGTGCTGCTGTCACATCTATACAAATTGATGGAGTGCTGCATGAGTTCTCAACAATTGAAGGTGTCGTAGAAGATGTAACTTCTATCATTCTGAATGTGAAAAAGCTTGCTCTTAAGATTTACTCCGATGAAGAAAAGACGCTTGAAATCGATATACAAGAAGATGGCATTGTTACTGCAGCCGACATTACTCATGACAGTGATGTAGAAATCCTTAATCCGGATCTTCACATTGCAACTCTTGGGAAAAACGGTCATTTGCGTATGCGTTTAATGGCACGTCGCGGACGCGGATACACTCCAGCAGAGCAAAACAAACGTGAAGATCAACCAATCGGTGTGATTCCAATTGATGCTCTATATACTCCTGTATCTCGTGTTTCTTATCAAGTTGAAAATACTCGTGTTGGCCAGCTTTCAAACTTTGACAAACTAACGTTTGACGTTTGGACTGATGGCAGTAATGGCCCTCAAGAAGCTGTAGCACTTGGAGCTAAGATTTTAACTGAGCATTTAAATATTTTTGTTGGTCTAACTGACGAAGCTCAAAATGCCGAAATCATGGTAGAAAAAGAAGAAGACCAAAAAGAAAAAGTCTTGGAAATGACTATTGAAGAGCTTGATCTTTCTGTCCGTTCTTATAACTGCCTAAAACGTGCTGGAATCAATACTGTTCAAGAGCTTGCTCATAAAACAGAAGAAGATATGATGAAAGTACGTAATTTGGGACGCAAATCACTTGAAGAAGTGAAAGCGAAACTTGATGAATTAGGCTTAGGACTCCGTAAGGATGACTGA
- a CDS encoding adenylate kinase has product MNLVLMGLPGAGKGTQAERIVENYHIPHISTGDMFRAAIKEGTELGLKAKSFMDKGELVPDEVTIGIVRERLGKSDCEKGFLLDGFPRTVAQAAALEDITAELNRQIDFVINIDVDKDILMERLTGRRICKACGSTYHLVFNPPAKEDTCDRCGGDLYQRADDNAETVQNRLDVNLKQTQPLLDFYQEKGYVRNINGQQDINKVFEDIDVLLGAVR; this is encoded by the coding sequence GTGAATTTAGTCTTAATGGGTCTTCCAGGTGCTGGTAAAGGTACCCAAGCCGAGAGAATCGTAGAAAATTATCATATCCCTCATATCTCTACAGGAGATATGTTCCGGGCAGCTATTAAAGAAGGTACGGAACTTGGTTTAAAAGCAAAGTCATTCATGGATAAAGGTGAACTTGTTCCCGATGAGGTAACAATTGGCATTGTTCGTGAACGATTAGGCAAAAGCGATTGCGAAAAAGGTTTCTTGCTTGACGGTTTCCCTCGTACAGTGGCTCAGGCGGCTGCACTTGAGGATATTACAGCAGAACTTAATCGTCAAATCGATTTTGTGATTAATATCGACGTTGATAAAGATATTCTTATGGAAAGATTGACTGGACGCCGGATCTGTAAAGCTTGCGGTTCTACCTATCACCTGGTGTTTAATCCACCAGCAAAAGAGGATACTTGTGATCGCTGCGGCGGTGACCTTTACCAACGAGCTGACGATAATGCTGAAACGGTTCAAAATCGTTTAGATGTGAACCTTAAGCAAACACAGCCCCTTCTTGATTTTTATCAAGAAAAAGGCTATGTGCGTAACATTAACGGCCAGCAAGATATTAATAAAGTATTTGAAGACATCGATGTGCTCCTTGGTGCTGTACGTTAA